Proteins encoded by one window of Panicum virgatum strain AP13 chromosome 7N, P.virgatum_v5, whole genome shotgun sequence:
- the LOC120681058 gene encoding uncharacterized protein LOC120681058, with protein sequence MVGPLKKALGGFTHLLVAIDKFTKKIEEKPITTIDSKEAAKFFLDIVYRFGVPNSIITDNGTNFTGHYFQEFTKGYGIRIDWASVGHPRTNGQVERANGPILQGLKPRIFDKLKKFAGRWVEELPAVLWSLRTTPNWSTGLTPFFLTYDSEAVLPSDLDYDAPRVKAFDPPTAAEAQRDAMEVLEEARLATLRRSVRYQQTSRRYHERCIRERTLQVGDLVLRRVMTTKDKHKLSPPQEGPYSIAEVIRPGTYKLKDSDGKILTKALFPDQAPTTHLARSARGARPWSSTILLSVVSRLYSPLP encoded by the coding sequence ATGGTGGGGCCACTCAAGAAGGCACTAGGAGGGTTTACGCACCTACTTGTCGCAATTGACAAGTTCACTAAAAAGATAGAGGAAAAACCGATAACCACGATCGACTCCAAGGAAGCTGCCAAGTTCTTCCTGGACATCGTGTACAGATTCGGCGTGCCCAACtccatcatcaccgacaacgggacCAACTTCACAGGTCACTACTTCCAAGAATTCACGAAAGGATATGGGATTCGGATTGATTGGGCATCGGTTGGACACCCGCGCACAAATGGGCAAGTAGAAAGAGCTAACGGCCCAATCCTCCAAGGGCTCAAACCGCGCATTTTTGACAAGCTCAAAAAGTTCGCGGGTCGTTGGGTGGAAGAGCTGCCGGCAGTGCTCTGGAGCTTGCGAACCACACCTAACTGGTCCACAGGACTAACACCCTTCTTCCTAACATACGACTCCGAAGCCGTCTTGCCTTCCGATCTGGACTACGATGCGCCAAGAGTCAAAGCCTTTGACCCGCCAACGGCAGCGGAAGCTCAGAGGGACGCCATGGAAGTCTTGGAGGAAGCAAGGCTAGCTACGCTACGCCGATCGGTCCGCTACCAGCAAACTTCACGTAGGTACCACGAGAGGTGCATACGGGAGAGGACGCTGCAGGTCGGAGATCTGGTTCTGCGACGGGTCATGACGACgaaggacaagcacaagctctcaccaccacaGGAAGGACCTTACAGCATCGCAGAGGTGATACGACCAGGCACCTACAAGCTAAAAGACTCCGACGGTAAAATTCTGACCAAGGCGTTGTTTCCCGACCAGGCACCTACAACACATTTGGCTCGGAGCGCTCGGGGGGCCAGAccatggtcttcgaccatcctactTTCCGTTGTTTCCCGTCTCTACAGCCCCTTGCCCTGA